One window of Tenacibaculum maritimum NCIMB 2154 genomic DNA carries:
- a CDS encoding alpha-2-macroglobulin family protein: MRKLTTVLLMIFLFSTTIKAQESYQSLWNKVAQYEADNLPKSALKEVNSIYKKAEKEQNSPQIIKSLFYKSKFSLRLQENAQLKIINEFKQQISKSTTPTKNVLENILANLYWQYFSQHKWQFYNRTQTTKPIDKNDFRTWDLNTLFQEIHKHYQASLANGLILQQTDVREFSEILHTANTSKIYRPTLFDFLAHNALDFYKTNEINITKPSYQFKIKNTELINEAKLFASTTLKTKDTLSLSFNALKIYQELILFHLKDKTPEALVDVDIKRLNFVKQHATFNRKKERYLQTLQTSKEHYKNNAVSGLYAFEIANTYYQQANKYVPNQNEEHRFKNQKALALCHEINSDFPKSDAAQKCERLAYQIRLKSLQITAEKFLPIHQYSRVLINYKNIHKLFFSIYNITPSQLATFKKIYDKKERILFIKKLKKTNSWESNLKNEEDYQLHRTEISIPKLAQGSYLFIASSEKNITPEATIGTTDIQATNLVFITNTERHQNKYQIVDRNTGKPIPQAKVIFSNKPYQRYGDRIHKAFTTDKNGAFKFTPHKKHYGNVNAIVHHKGDHAIFGKFYISEQYFTPKEATKTYINSFLFTDRSIYRPGQTIHFKGIAMEKTKENTQVKPNRKGTIILKDANAQVVKKQVFTTNEFGSFSGSFILPNTGITGIFSMQTIIDDHTDSTTISVEEYKRPKFEAHFAPIKKSYALNEDITVHGNATSFSGANITAAKVAYRVHRKVVFPRWWYSYRPAFVSNSQEIAHGESVTDTSGNFTIKFKAIPDESIAPESMPIFTYEVTADLTDLNGETSSTTTYINVGYHSLIADISMEDTIHKDVHKQVINIHTKNVSGIFTPAKGTIQIYKLVPPKKIVRKRPWNAPDYQEIPEGEFHKKFPHDTYKNDDNPKHWKKGKLTLSLPFNTEKSSEIKLKGFKKWPSGKYIVELESTDKQGNKIKNKHFFELFSTKDKLPSDNQLFSVQTNKETYNSNDTALVTFSSHSKDITIMVSVEKKHQIVDQYYIHLNKSSKTIEIPITPNDKGGFAVNWSFVNYNSFQKGSLLIKVPYPKTALEIDIATFRDKLQPGQHQTWSFTVKGTKKDKVLAELLAGMYDASLDQFKSNDWNFSPIDTPIYTTFNHTEDRYSFQNTSFSIQNLNTSFSNNYQTKNYDRWNWFGFYFQKRREMMLRGAAMGAPRTMNMRGTQKELIMQEEAVNNYDSNTLATVPPTNTSKKDQKTTPSKGIHIRKNLQETAFFYPHLVTDKDGNITFNFTAPEALTRWKLQLLAHTKELHSAVKTLETVTQKELMVIPNAPRFLREGDTISFSTKISNLSSNELKGTAQLILTDAITGKVVDLCNNSKKTSNQPFIVDAKGNTNISWRLSIPQHLQAIQYKVIAKSGSFSDGEQHILPILSNSTLVTETLPLWVHGNSSKTFILEKLKANRSASLKNHQLTLEITSNPAWYAIQALPYLMEYPYDCSEQTFAKYYANSLASHIANSNPKIQEVFQQWKSSNALLSNLEKNQALKSLLIQETPWIRDAQSETEQKKRIALLLDINHMSNQQQRSLHKLQNMQMSNGGFPWFKNGRYPSKFITNHIASGFGHLKHLGVTPPHKSTAIMVHKAVHFLDLEIANEYKKLLELAAQKHANDKKRSDFLNQNHLSHFALQYLYMRSFYTNLTIPSNTKKAIDYYKKQATMYWQKQTLLGQGLIALVQFRMGNKTIAHKIIRALKENSISSEELGMYWKSNQPSWHSYQAPIETQSLLIEAFSEIENDLTTIDRLKTWLLKKKQVNRWQTTKATTEAIYALLLNGSKWLAIDHTVTVHVGNTTVLSSNTMNKPIEAGTGYFKTSWNSEEITPKMSTINITNKNEGIAWGAMYWQYFEDLDNITAAETPLKLSKKLFLKRNTDTGKELKDITSKTRLKVGDLITVRIVLRSDRDMEFIHMKDMRASGLEPIQTLSKHQWQDGLYYYQSTKDATTNFFFDRLPKGVYVFEYDLRVNNSGNFSNGITTIQSMYAPEFSSHSKGNRILVD, translated from the coding sequence ATGAGAAAACTGACAACTGTTTTACTAATGATTTTTTTATTTTCAACAACGATAAAAGCACAAGAAAGCTACCAGAGTTTATGGAACAAAGTAGCTCAGTATGAGGCTGACAATCTTCCTAAATCTGCTTTAAAAGAAGTAAACTCGATTTATAAAAAAGCAGAAAAAGAGCAAAATTCGCCTCAAATCATCAAGTCTTTGTTTTATAAAAGTAAATTTTCTTTACGACTACAAGAAAATGCTCAACTAAAAATTATCAATGAATTTAAACAACAAATTTCTAAGAGCACTACTCCTACTAAAAATGTTCTAGAAAACATCCTTGCCAATTTATATTGGCAATATTTCTCACAACACAAATGGCAATTTTACAATAGAACTCAAACAACAAAGCCTATAGATAAAAATGATTTTAGAACTTGGGATCTAAACACGCTATTCCAAGAAATTCATAAACATTACCAAGCTTCTTTGGCCAACGGACTTATTTTACAGCAAACGGATGTTCGTGAATTTTCTGAAATTCTACATACAGCAAATACTTCCAAAATATACCGTCCTACTCTATTTGATTTTTTAGCTCATAATGCACTTGATTTTTATAAAACAAACGAAATAAATATTACCAAACCTTCTTATCAATTTAAAATAAAAAACACTGAACTTATCAATGAAGCAAAATTATTTGCTAGTACAACACTAAAAACTAAAGATACTCTCTCATTATCTTTTAATGCTTTGAAAATATACCAAGAATTAATTCTTTTTCACTTAAAAGACAAAACCCCTGAGGCTTTAGTAGATGTGGATATAAAGCGATTAAATTTTGTTAAACAACATGCCACTTTTAATCGCAAAAAAGAACGCTATTTGCAAACCTTACAAACTTCAAAAGAGCATTATAAAAATAACGCTGTTAGCGGACTATATGCTTTTGAAATCGCAAATACCTATTACCAGCAAGCCAATAAATATGTGCCAAATCAAAATGAAGAGCATCGTTTTAAAAACCAAAAAGCACTTGCCCTTTGCCATGAGATTAATAGTGATTTTCCTAAAAGTGATGCTGCGCAAAAATGCGAGCGATTAGCTTATCAAATACGCTTAAAATCACTACAAATCACTGCTGAAAAATTCCTTCCTATCCATCAATATTCACGCGTGCTTATTAACTATAAGAATATACATAAATTATTTTTTTCTATCTACAATATAACCCCTTCACAGCTTGCTACTTTCAAAAAGATCTATGACAAAAAAGAACGTATTCTTTTTATAAAAAAACTCAAAAAAACAAATTCTTGGGAAAGCAACTTAAAAAATGAAGAGGACTACCAACTACACCGTACCGAAATTAGCATCCCTAAATTAGCACAAGGTTCTTATTTATTCATCGCTTCTTCTGAAAAAAATATTACTCCCGAAGCTACAATAGGAACTACTGATATCCAAGCTACTAACTTAGTATTTATTACCAATACAGAGCGTCATCAAAACAAGTATCAAATAGTTGATAGAAATACAGGAAAACCAATACCTCAAGCTAAAGTAATATTTAGTAACAAACCTTATCAACGTTACGGAGATCGTATTCATAAAGCATTTACTACTGATAAAAATGGGGCTTTCAAATTTACTCCTCATAAAAAGCATTATGGAAATGTAAATGCCATCGTACACCATAAAGGAGATCATGCTATTTTTGGTAAATTTTATATCAGTGAACAATATTTTACTCCAAAAGAAGCTACTAAGACTTATATAAACTCCTTTTTATTTACTGATAGAAGTATTTATAGACCAGGCCAAACCATACATTTTAAAGGTATTGCTATGGAAAAAACCAAAGAAAACACACAGGTAAAGCCAAATAGAAAAGGAACCATCATTCTTAAAGATGCTAACGCTCAAGTAGTAAAAAAACAGGTATTCACTACCAATGAGTTTGGATCCTTCTCTGGAAGCTTTATACTTCCAAATACAGGAATAACAGGTATTTTTTCTATGCAAACAATCATTGATGATCATACGGATTCTACCACTATTTCTGTAGAAGAATATAAACGCCCTAAATTTGAAGCGCATTTTGCTCCTATAAAAAAAAGCTATGCACTTAATGAAGATATCACCGTTCATGGAAATGCAACATCTTTTTCTGGAGCAAATATCACAGCGGCAAAAGTAGCCTATCGCGTACACAGAAAAGTAGTATTTCCACGTTGGTGGTACTCCTATCGCCCTGCATTTGTTTCTAATTCTCAAGAAATTGCACATGGGGAATCAGTTACTGACACTTCTGGAAATTTTACAATCAAATTCAAAGCAATTCCTGATGAAAGTATTGCTCCTGAAAGCATGCCTATTTTTACGTATGAAGTTACTGCAGACCTTACAGACCTTAATGGAGAAACCAGCAGTACAACAACGTATATCAATGTGGGCTATCATTCTTTAATTGCTGATATCTCTATGGAAGATACTATCCACAAAGACGTTCACAAACAAGTCATAAATATTCACACCAAAAATGTAAGCGGAATTTTTACCCCTGCTAAAGGTACTATTCAAATTTACAAGCTGGTTCCTCCTAAGAAAATAGTACGCAAACGCCCATGGAATGCTCCTGATTATCAAGAGATCCCTGAAGGGGAGTTTCACAAAAAATTTCCTCATGACACTTATAAAAACGATGACAATCCTAAACATTGGAAAAAAGGAAAACTTACTCTTAGCCTTCCTTTTAATACTGAAAAAAGCAGTGAAATTAAATTAAAAGGCTTCAAAAAATGGCCTTCTGGTAAATACATTGTTGAGCTAGAAAGTACAGACAAACAAGGAAATAAAATAAAAAACAAACATTTTTTCGAACTTTTTTCTACAAAAGACAAACTACCCTCTGATAACCAACTATTCAGTGTTCAAACCAATAAAGAAACCTACAATAGCAATGATACCGCTCTCGTCACCTTTAGCAGTCACTCAAAAGATATTACTATAATGGTTTCTGTTGAAAAAAAGCACCAAATAGTCGATCAATATTATATACATTTAAATAAAAGTAGTAAAACAATCGAAATACCTATTACTCCAAATGACAAAGGCGGATTTGCGGTTAATTGGTCTTTTGTTAACTATAATTCTTTTCAAAAAGGGAGTTTACTCATAAAGGTTCCATATCCAAAAACAGCATTGGAAATTGACATAGCAACGTTTAGAGATAAGTTACAGCCTGGACAGCATCAAACATGGAGCTTTACAGTAAAAGGGACTAAAAAAGATAAAGTTTTAGCGGAGTTATTAGCAGGAATGTATGACGCTTCTCTTGACCAGTTCAAGTCTAATGACTGGAATTTTTCTCCTATTGATACTCCTATATATACTACTTTTAATCATACAGAGGATCGGTATAGTTTTCAAAATACTTCTTTTAGTATTCAAAACTTAAATACTTCCTTTTCTAATAATTATCAAACTAAAAATTATGATCGCTGGAACTGGTTTGGTTTTTATTTTCAAAAACGCAGAGAAATGATGCTAAGAGGTGCTGCAATGGGGGCTCCTCGTACGATGAACATGAGAGGAACGCAAAAAGAACTCATAATGCAAGAGGAGGCTGTAAATAATTATGATAGCAATACTTTAGCAACAGTACCGCCAACAAATACTTCTAAAAAAGACCAAAAAACAACGCCTTCAAAGGGTATTCATATACGTAAAAACTTACAAGAAACAGCTTTTTTCTACCCACATTTAGTAACAGATAAAGATGGAAATATCACTTTTAACTTTACTGCTCCTGAAGCATTAACTCGATGGAAATTGCAATTATTAGCACATACTAAAGAATTGCACAGCGCTGTTAAAACACTAGAAACCGTTACACAAAAAGAGCTAATGGTAATTCCTAACGCTCCTCGTTTTCTCCGAGAAGGTGATACCATTTCTTTTAGCACTAAAATAAGCAACTTATCCTCTAATGAACTGAAAGGAACAGCTCAATTGATACTCACAGATGCCATTACAGGAAAAGTAGTTGATTTATGTAACAATTCGAAAAAAACATCCAATCAGCCCTTTATTGTAGATGCGAAAGGCAATACAAATATCTCTTGGAGATTATCAATCCCCCAACATTTACAAGCAATACAGTATAAAGTAATTGCAAAATCGGGAAGTTTTTCTGATGGAGAGCAACATATTTTACCAATACTGTCTAACAGCACTTTAGTTACAGAAACGTTGCCACTTTGGGTTCATGGAAATTCCTCTAAAACTTTTATTTTAGAGAAATTAAAGGCGAATCGTTCTGCTAGTTTAAAAAACCATCAATTAACCCTAGAAATAACTTCTAATCCTGCTTGGTATGCTATTCAAGCTTTGCCTTATTTAATGGAATATCCTTATGATTGTAGCGAGCAAACTTTTGCTAAATATTATGCCAATTCTTTAGCTAGTCATATTGCCAACTCAAATCCTAAAATTCAAGAGGTATTCCAACAATGGAAATCTAGTAATGCATTGCTTTCTAATTTAGAAAAAAATCAAGCTTTAAAATCGTTACTCATCCAAGAAACTCCTTGGATACGCGATGCGCAATCTGAAACCGAACAGAAAAAGCGTATTGCATTGTTATTGGATATAAACCACATGAGTAATCAACAACAAAGAAGCCTACATAAACTTCAAAATATGCAAATGAGTAATGGCGGATTTCCTTGGTTTAAAAATGGACGTTACCCTAGTAAGTTCATTACCAACCATATTGCTAGCGGATTCGGACATCTAAAACATCTTGGCGTTACCCCTCCTCATAAAAGCACCGCTATAATGGTACACAAAGCTGTTCATTTTCTTGATCTTGAAATCGCAAATGAATATAAAAAACTACTCGAATTAGCAGCACAAAAGCATGCGAATGATAAAAAGAGGTCTGATTTTTTAAATCAAAATCATCTTAGCCACTTTGCTTTGCAATATTTATACATGCGTAGTTTTTACACTAATTTAACCATTCCTTCAAACACCAAAAAGGCCATTGATTATTACAAAAAACAAGCAACTATGTATTGGCAAAAACAAACATTATTAGGTCAAGGCTTAATTGCCCTTGTTCAATTTAGAATGGGTAACAAAACGATTGCTCATAAAATCATAAGGGCTTTAAAAGAAAACAGCATCTCTTCTGAAGAATTAGGAATGTACTGGAAAAGCAATCAACCTAGTTGGCATTCGTATCAAGCTCCTATAGAAACCCAATCGTTATTAATTGAGGCTTTTTCTGAAATTGAAAACGACCTTACTACTATTGATCGCTTAAAAACATGGCTTTTAAAAAAGAAACAAGTAAATCGTTGGCAAACTACAAAAGCTACCACCGAAGCTATTTATGCATTGCTTTTAAATGGCAGCAAGTGGCTTGCTATTGATCATACCGTTACTGTACATGTAGGCAATACAACTGTACTATCTTCTAACACAATGAACAAGCCAATTGAAGCAGGCACAGGTTATTTTAAAACCTCTTGGAACTCAGAAGAAATAACTCCTAAAATGAGTACAATAAACATAACGAACAAAAATGAGGGCATTGCTTGGGGGGCAATGTACTGGCAATATTTCGAAGATTTGGATAACATAACCGCTGCTGAAACTCCTTTAAAGCTGAGTAAAAAACTTTTCTTAAAAAGGAATACTGATACTGGAAAAGAATTAAAAGATATTACTTCTAAAACTAGACTAAAGGTTGGCGACTTAATTACTGTAAGAATCGTGTTGCGTTCAGACAGAGATATGGAGTTTATTCATATGAAAGATATGCGAGCTTCAGGTTTAGAACCTATTCAAACCCTTTCTAAACATCAATGGCAAGATGGATTATATTACTACCAGAGTACTAAAGACGCTACAACAAATTTCTTTTTTGATCGTTTACCAAAAGGAGTTTATGTTTTTGAGTACGATCTGCGCGTTAATAATTCAGGAAACTTTAGCAATGGAATTACGACAATACAAAGTATGTATGCCCCTGAATTTAGCAGCCATTCAAAAGGAAATCGAATATTAGTTGATTAA
- a CDS encoding DUF4136 domain-containing protein — MKYIPYFLFLLTVGCSSSKTIYDYDKQTNFSTYKTYQFFEDVGEGLNALDKKRVLHTIDNYLGNKGLKKAETPDFYIHVMLKELEREQRSIVSVSGLGVGNVAVGVLGGIPIGSTQIHQEITIDFVTANTNQLFWQGISTKKIKEKTTPKERDIYFKEIVTDILSGYPPKNKRLQ, encoded by the coding sequence ATGAAATACATACCATACTTTTTATTCTTATTAACAGTAGGATGCTCCTCATCTAAAACCATTTATGATTATGATAAACAAACAAACTTTTCGACCTATAAAACATATCAGTTTTTTGAAGATGTGGGAGAAGGATTGAATGCGTTAGATAAAAAGAGGGTATTGCATACTATTGATAATTATTTGGGAAATAAAGGGTTAAAAAAGGCTGAAACTCCTGATTTTTATATACATGTAATGCTAAAGGAATTAGAAAGAGAGCAACGAAGTATTGTTAGTGTATCGGGGCTAGGGGTTGGAAATGTAGCTGTTGGTGTTTTAGGAGGTATTCCTATTGGTAGCACCCAAATTCATCAAGAAATTACCATTGATTTTGTTACAGCTAATACCAACCAGCTATTTTGGCAAGGCATAAGTACTAAAAAAATAAAAGAAAAAACGACGCCAAAAGAGCGTGATATTTATTTTAAAGAGATAGTTACAGATATATTAAGCGGATACCCTCCCAAAAATAAAAGATTACAATGA
- a CDS encoding S8 family peptidase has translation MKKTILSLSVVLAMFSCSQHETIDLGEAVQQGDLLSRTEINKVIDNSLQATGDFRWSSVDAHTIYSAVKLGDNILTIGYGASKNEFARSEASSNIKNEVIQLVQKIEGTDAAAKGSSPEVYVNESINVVDIKVTKKETIVALLKDSRVRYIEPSGYAYFATTQDAAPRQESSSGGSGCGYDAFTIDTEDYRTVAPGARVPWNFDLHNIPEAWKYSTGAGVTVGIIDSGLSPEQKWMNQYFNDGYSSGRTVQKYGSFVDSWWAWSNNYDGVDDKCGHGTKMAAMATAPRNDDNLPVGVAYNANLVSYRAVENVVIDDYHEKRGVVEALTALANRSDVKVISMSLGNPFNISNVADAIKYAHSKGKMVLAAGGTSTSFTTWYGVIFPASMPETVAVTGVKEGEYENCDICHSGSQIDFTIQMERSSGVNLPGLSYYDGKETYVGGSSIATATTAGIAALVWSKNPTWSREQVLEKMRQASEFYPNKHSEYGYGNIDALKAVK, from the coding sequence ATGAAAAAAACAATCTTAAGCCTATCTGTAGTATTGGCTATGTTTTCATGTTCTCAACATGAAACAATTGACCTAGGAGAAGCAGTACAGCAGGGAGACTTACTTTCAAGAACCGAGATTAATAAGGTAATTGATAATTCACTTCAAGCAACTGGAGATTTTAGATGGTCAAGTGTAGATGCCCATACTATTTATAGCGCTGTAAAACTAGGAGATAATATTTTAACGATAGGTTATGGAGCTTCTAAAAATGAATTTGCGAGAAGTGAAGCATCTAGTAATATTAAAAATGAAGTTATCCAATTAGTTCAAAAGATAGAAGGAACGGATGCTGCAGCAAAAGGAAGTTCACCAGAAGTATATGTAAATGAAAGTATCAATGTTGTTGATATAAAGGTGACTAAAAAGGAAACGATAGTAGCATTATTGAAAGATAGTAGAGTACGTTATATAGAACCAAGTGGCTATGCATATTTTGCAACAACGCAAGACGCAGCGCCTCGCCAAGAGTCTTCTTCAGGAGGATCAGGATGTGGATATGATGCTTTTACTATAGATACAGAAGATTACCGAACGGTTGCTCCGGGAGCTAGAGTACCTTGGAATTTTGATCTTCATAATATTCCAGAAGCTTGGAAATATAGTACAGGAGCAGGAGTTACTGTAGGAATTATAGATTCAGGTTTGTCACCAGAACAAAAATGGATGAATCAATACTTTAATGATGGATACTCATCAGGAAGAACAGTCCAAAAATATGGGTCTTTTGTAGATTCTTGGTGGGCATGGTCTAATAATTATGATGGAGTAGATGATAAATGTGGGCACGGAACTAAGATGGCAGCAATGGCAACAGCGCCTAGAAATGACGATAATTTACCAGTAGGTGTTGCTTATAATGCAAATTTAGTAAGCTATAGAGCGGTAGAAAACGTGGTGATTGATGATTATCATGAAAAAAGAGGAGTTGTAGAGGCTTTAACAGCTTTGGCGAATAGAAGTGATGTAAAGGTAATTTCTATGTCTTTAGGAAATCCTTTTAACATCAGTAATGTAGCAGATGCTATAAAGTATGCACATAGCAAAGGTAAAATGGTGCTAGCTGCTGGAGGAACTTCTACATCATTTACTACTTGGTATGGTGTTATTTTTCCAGCTAGTATGCCAGAAACAGTAGCAGTAACAGGAGTTAAAGAAGGAGAATATGAGAATTGTGATATTTGTCATTCAGGTTCACAAATTGACTTTACAATTCAAATGGAGCGTAGCTCAGGAGTTAATTTACCAGGATTGAGCTATTATGATGGTAAAGAAACATATGTAGGAGGTTCATCTATTGCAACAGCTACTACAGCAGGGATTGCTGCTTTGGTTTGGTCAAAAAATCCAACTTGGTCTCGTGAGCAAGTATTAGAAAAAATGAGACAAGCATCAGAGTTTTATCCAAATAAACATTCAGAATATGGTTATGGAAACATAGATGCTTTAAAAGCCGTGAAATAA
- a CDS encoding M20/M25/M40 family metallo-hydrolase, with protein MKNIPMILVIMTTILLLSCKETQKISHSKEGDYKRKVIVSTQEINIPIQEATVKKHLYTLASDEMEGRKPGTLGIEKAAKYIENEFEKIGLKTFENLVSYRQNFRHKEIGMSNIIGVLEGKSKKEEYVVISAHYDHLGMKKGKEGDVIFNGADDDASGVAAVLTLAAYFKKEAINERTIVFIAFTGEEMGLLGSTYFGKQVNASKYIAGINIEMIGKESSYGAKSAWLTGFERSNFGKIIQKNLKGTGYKLYPDPYPSFNLFFRSDNASLAKLGIPSHTFSTGPIDKDIHYHNVSDEATTLNIANITATIKAIALGTKSIIEGKDTPTRVLIKK; from the coding sequence ATGAAAAACATACCTATGATACTGGTTATAATGACCACGATATTATTACTTTCATGCAAGGAAACTCAAAAAATAAGTCATTCAAAAGAAGGAGATTACAAAAGAAAAGTAATAGTTTCTACCCAAGAAATTAACATTCCTATCCAAGAAGCTACGGTAAAAAAACATTTATATACGCTAGCATCAGATGAGATGGAAGGACGCAAACCAGGAACATTAGGTATTGAAAAAGCAGCGAAGTATATTGAAAATGAATTCGAAAAAATTGGATTAAAAACATTTGAAAATTTAGTAAGTTATCGTCAAAACTTTAGACATAAGGAAATCGGAATGTCTAATATAATAGGAGTATTAGAAGGAAAAAGTAAAAAAGAAGAATATGTGGTTATCTCAGCGCATTACGATCATTTAGGAATGAAAAAAGGAAAAGAAGGAGATGTAATTTTTAACGGAGCAGATGATGATGCCTCTGGAGTTGCTGCCGTTTTGACATTAGCAGCATATTTTAAAAAAGAAGCTATTAATGAGAGAACCATTGTTTTTATAGCTTTTACAGGGGAAGAAATGGGGCTACTTGGATCCACCTATTTTGGAAAACAGGTAAATGCATCTAAATATATTGCAGGAATAAATATAGAAATGATAGGGAAAGAATCGAGCTATGGAGCCAAAAGTGCATGGCTGACAGGTTTTGAACGTTCAAATTTTGGCAAAATTATACAAAAGAACTTAAAAGGGACTGGTTATAAGTTATATCCCGATCCCTATCCGAGCTTTAATTTATTTTTTCGTTCAGACAATGCTTCTTTAGCCAAATTGGGTATTCCATCGCATACTTTTTCTACAGGTCCCATAGATAAAGATATACATTACCACAACGTTTCTGATGAAGCAACAACGCTAAACATAGCAAATATTACAGCAACAATTAAGGCAATAGCGCTAGGTACTAAGAGCATTATTGAAGGAAAAGATACGCCAACAAGAGTGCTTATAAAAAAGTGA
- a CDS encoding UDP-N-acetylmuramate--L-alanine ligase, which produces MNVHFIAIGGSAMHNLAIALHQKGYQITGSDDTIHDPSKSRLENYGLLPKEYGWFPEKITNDIDVIILGMHAKEDNIELQKAKALGIKIYSYPAFLYEQSKNKTRVVIGGSHGKTTITSMILHVLNYHDKEVDYMVGAQLEGFETMVHLTEENEFIVLEGDEYLSSAMDRRPKFHLYKPNIALLSGIAWDHINVFPTFENYKEQFAVFTNSLTNGGIMVYNEEDEHVKQVVESSEHPIKKYPYKTPTYFIENGTTYIDTPDGSLPLEIFGKHNLQNLAGAKWICQHMGIDEDEFYEAIASFKGASKRLEKIAENEKTVIFKDFAHSPSKVKATTAAVKTQYPERTVLACLELHTYSSLNTAFLAEYKGALEAADKAVVFYAPEAVKIKQLKEVSKQQIADAFERDDLIVYTNPTEFKEYLFAEDLSNVVLLLMSSGNYGGLDFEEVKGLI; this is translated from the coding sequence ATGAATGTACATTTTATAGCTATTGGCGGAAGTGCAATGCACAACTTAGCCATTGCATTACACCAAAAAGGATACCAAATTACAGGAAGTGATGATACCATTCACGATCCCTCAAAATCACGATTAGAGAATTACGGTTTATTACCAAAGGAATATGGGTGGTTTCCTGAAAAAATAACCAATGATATAGATGTTATTATTTTGGGAATGCATGCAAAAGAAGATAATATTGAATTGCAGAAAGCGAAAGCATTAGGTATAAAGATCTATTCGTATCCAGCCTTTTTATATGAGCAGTCTAAAAACAAAACACGTGTTGTTATAGGAGGGTCACATGGAAAAACAACGATAACTTCAATGATATTGCACGTATTGAATTACCATGATAAAGAAGTTGATTATATGGTAGGAGCTCAGTTAGAGGGCTTTGAAACAATGGTGCATTTAACAGAAGAAAATGAATTTATTGTATTGGAAGGTGATGAATATTTGAGCTCAGCTATGGATAGAAGACCTAAGTTTCACCTATACAAGCCTAATATTGCTTTGTTAAGTGGAATTGCTTGGGATCATATTAATGTATTTCCTACATTCGAAAATTATAAGGAGCAATTTGCTGTTTTTACAAATTCGTTAACAAATGGCGGGATAATGGTGTATAATGAAGAAGACGAACATGTAAAACAAGTAGTAGAAAGCTCTGAGCATCCGATTAAAAAATATCCGTACAAAACGCCAACATATTTTATAGAAAATGGAACCACTTACATAGATACTCCTGATGGGAGTTTGCCTTTAGAGATATTTGGTAAACATAATCTACAAAATTTAGCAGGAGCTAAATGGATTTGCCAGCATATGGGAATAGATGAGGACGAGTTTTACGAAGCAATAGCTAGCTTTAAAGGAGCAAGTAAACGTTTGGAAAAAATTGCCGAAAATGAAAAAACAGTTATTTTTAAAGACTTTGCGCATAGTCCAAGTAAAGTGAAAGCTACCACCGCAGCGGTAAAAACCCAATATCCAGAAAGAACGGTGTTGGCTTGTTTGGAATTACATACTTATAGCAGTTTGAATACTGCGTTTTTAGCAGAATACAAAGGAGCTTTGGAAGCAGCGGATAAGGCCGTAGTTTTTTATGCTCCCGAAGCAGTAAAAATTAAGCAATTAAAGGAAGTTAGTAAACAGCAAATAGCAGATGCTTTTGAACGAGATGATTTGATTGTTTATACGAACCCAACGGAGTTTAAGGAGTATTTATTTGCAGAAGATTTATCTAATGTTGTATTGTTATTAATGAGTTCTGGAAATTATGGAGGTTTGGATTTTGAAGAGGTAAAAGGACTTATTTAG